The sequence below is a genomic window from Sphingobacterium sp. ML3W.
TTTAAAAAAATATAGGCATATATGCTGTCTATTTATCTTAGTTTTTTTAAACGTAGACGGAGAGAATTACCAATCACAATTATATCCGAGAAAGCCATCGAAAACGCAGCTAACATGGGACCTAAGTATCCGGTCGCCGCAAGTGGTATGGCTATTATGTTGTAAGCAAAAGCCCAGAATAGGTTTTCTTTGATCGTTTGCAGGGTATGTTTTCCAATAAGGAGTAGATTTTCAACCGATTTAAGATCAGAGTTTAATAAGATGATTTTTGCAGATTGAATCGCAATATGACTTGCATCTCCTAAAGAGATGCCTACATGAGCTGTTGTAAGAGCTGGGGCATCATTGATTCCATCTCCCACCATAGCTGTAATACCGGATTTCTTTAGGGTATTGATGATGTTCAGTTTCTCTTCCGGGTTGCGGTCGGCATAAACTTTGGCTATTCCAAGTCTTTGAGCAACTAAATCACATTTGCTTTTACGGTCACCACTTAGTATTACAGGTATGATATTTTTAGATTTGATTGTCTGGATCAATTCTTTTGCATAAGGTTTTATCTGGTCTTCTATTACCAATCCTGCAACAACAACATCATTAATGGAGAGCACCAGATCATAGCGGTTAGAGTAATCTACTTTCCCCAATCGTGCATTAGTCAATTTGTATTTATTGTTGTTCGTATCTGTTGCATAGATGCCTTCGCTTTTAACCTCTTTGACATGTTGAAAGATTATTCGATACGCTTTTACCTCTGTCATATGCTGTCTTATTGACTTTGCAATGGGGTGGTTAGAATAGCTCTCTAATTGCGCAATGATAGATTCAACTTGTTTTTGGTCAATACCGAAAGTTTGAATCGCCTTAATATTAAAATCGCCAGTTGTTAATGTGCCCGTTTTATCGAATACCATGTATTTGAGGTCTGACATTTCTTCAATGGTGTCACCCCCTTTGATAAGTATCCCCATTCGAGCGGCCCTTCCTAACCCCACCATGACAGCAGTAGGAGTGGCTAATCCCATAGCGCACGGACAGGATACAACAAGAACGGCAATTGCATTCATTAAAGATTGTTGCAATGATACCTCTGCAATAAAATAGGTTATGAAAAAGGTGAATAGTGCAATGACGACGACTATAGGAACAAAATAGGATGCTACCTTGTCACCTAATTTTTGAATAGGAGGTTTTTTTGACTGCGCCTCTTTAATGAGCGATATGATTTGGGACAATACCGTTTTTCGACCAACTTTTGTGGCGGTCATTTTGATATGTCCCTCTGTTAAGGTTGTTCCGCCGATGACAGCATCGTATTTTTTTTTGAATACAGGTAGACTTTCTCCAGTGACCATGGCTTCATCGATGAAACCATCGCCTGTTAAGATGTCACCGTCCACAGGAATAAGATCTCCTGACTTGATAAGTAATACATCACCTTGTTTAACATCTTTGGTATGTATAATTTCCTCTTGATCATCGGTAATTTTTGTAGTAGTCACATTTTGAATCTTGATGAGGTCTCCAATTGCAGATGTTGTCTTTTTGATGGATTTTTTTTCAAGGAGATTCCCTAATAGAACTAATGTGATAATAGTAGCGGAAGTCTCATAAAACATGTAATCAGAGCCAAGATTATGGAGTGTTCCAATTAAGCTATAGGTAAAGGCGGCTGTTGCACCAATAAATATCAGTACATCCATATTAGGCATGCCGTTCTTAAGAGAAAAGAAAGCACTTTTACCAAAGTGAAAAAATCCGAGTAAAAACACGGGAATACAGCAGCCTAGTTGCACATAAGGGTCGTGCAATAAAGGGTGATGGACGAACATGTGTGCAAATAATGGAAGTGTGAAAATCAGACTAAACCAAAATTTAGCTTCTATTGTTTTATAGAAACGTTCTTTCGGAGCCTGATCCGTTATCACTTGAAAACCTAAATTTTCTATTCCTTTTGTTATTTCTTTTAGATTTTCTTCTGCTATACCAGAGAACTTGACTTCATCAGAGGCAAAATCGACATATATATTTTGTGCCTCATTTTTTTCTAAATATTGGTGGATAGCGATTGCGCAATTTGTGCAATGCATCCCTGTTACGGTAAGTTCTATTGTTGTTATTTCTTTATCCATACTTATTCAACCATGGGTCTCTTGCAAATATACTTAATTTTAGATGGATCACTTTTTTGTATTGTCTGAAAAATGATTAGTTTAGTTCCTTAAGAAAATAAAATTTAAATGGTTAAAAATAAATTGTCCCTATCATTTGTTTTTCGTTGTGCGCTGTGGATCGCCTTGAGCTACTCTTTCGTGGGTTTAGCGTCATTTTATGAGAAAAATCGTATTTTATTACATTTTGCCTATGCGTTCAATACATTCTTGACAGCAAATCTGTTGATTTCTATTGGACGATTTTTAATTGTTTCCTTGTATAATCGAAAACACGCCAATCATGATGTTAGAGGAAATTTTGTTTTGGGCATCTCTCGGGTTTCAAGAGTATTGAATGCCGGGATGATTGTGGTTACGGTGATGATTGCACTGGGTATTGATCCAAAAGAATTTATAACCAGTATGACCATTGTGGCGATGGCAATAGCGGTAATATTCAGGGAATATATTACCAATATGATAAGTGGACTTCTCGTGATGTTCTCAGATCAGTTTTCGATAGGAGACCACATTAAAATCAGTAATTACCAAGGTAAAATCATTGATATCACGTTGGCTAATATTGTGGTAAGGGATGAAGATGACGATGTGGTGCTGATTCCAAACAATTTGATATTCACCTCAACGATGGTGAATAAATCTTCTCAAAAATCAAATAAGCTGATTGTTAAGTTAGAGCTTCCATTGGAAAAGCCATTGCAAATCCAGGCTGCTGAAAACCATTTAAGACCACTGTTGATGGTTAATAAGAATATCATTTGGAATGATGATTTGTTTCATATTAAGGTTGCAGAAATAGGAAAGGACTTTGTGAAATATAAAATTGAACTTACGATCATATCCAGTAGTAATAAATTACACCATCAGATTCAGAATGAAATATTAAATGAAATTCTATTGTTTCGTTCTAAGGAAAGTTAGATTTTACGAACCTTTACATTTTTAACAAAATGATGGCTGCCCTTTTCCAAGATTAAATCTGCTCGGTATCTGGTCGGTAATATATTTTGCACTAAATTTGGTTTGTTGATTTCATTCCAGATTTGATGGGCCATTTGAATACTTTCATCAGCATTCATATCGGCATATCGATGAAAAAAGGATGCCGGATTCTGGAAAGCAGTACGACGTAAAGATTCAAATCTGTTGGTATACCATTCCAATAGATTTTTCTCACTTGCGTGCACGTAAATG
It includes:
- a CDS encoding heavy metal translocating P-type ATPase; protein product: MDKEITTIELTVTGMHCTNCAIAIHQYLEKNEAQNIYVDFASDEVKFSGIAEENLKEITKGIENLGFQVITDQAPKERFYKTIEAKFWFSLIFTLPLFAHMFVHHPLLHDPYVQLGCCIPVFLLGFFHFGKSAFFSLKNGMPNMDVLIFIGATAAFTYSLIGTLHNLGSDYMFYETSATIITLVLLGNLLEKKSIKKTTSAIGDLIKIQNVTTTKITDDQEEIIHTKDVKQGDVLLIKSGDLIPVDGDILTGDGFIDEAMVTGESLPVFKKKYDAVIGGTTLTEGHIKMTATKVGRKTVLSQIISLIKEAQSKKPPIQKLGDKVASYFVPIVVVIALFTFFITYFIAEVSLQQSLMNAIAVLVVSCPCAMGLATPTAVMVGLGRAARMGILIKGGDTIEEMSDLKYMVFDKTGTLTTGDFNIKAIQTFGIDQKQVESIIAQLESYSNHPIAKSIRQHMTEVKAYRIIFQHVKEVKSEGIYATDTNNNKYKLTNARLGKVDYSNRYDLVLSINDVVVAGLVIEDQIKPYAKELIQTIKSKNIIPVILSGDRKSKCDLVAQRLGIAKVYADRNPEEKLNIINTLKKSGITAMVGDGINDAPALTTAHVGISLGDASHIAIQSAKIILLNSDLKSVENLLLIGKHTLQTIKENLFWAFAYNIIAIPLAATGYLGPMLAAFSMAFSDIIVIGNSLRLRLKKLR
- a CDS encoding mechanosensitive ion channel family protein — its product is MVKNKLSLSFVFRCALWIALSYSFVGLASFYEKNRILLHFAYAFNTFLTANLLISIGRFLIVSLYNRKHANHDVRGNFVLGISRVSRVLNAGMIVVTVMIALGIDPKEFITSMTIVAMAIAVIFREYITNMISGLLVMFSDQFSIGDHIKISNYQGKIIDITLANIVVRDEDDDVVLIPNNLIFTSTMVNKSSQKSNKLIVKLELPLEKPLQIQAAENHLRPLLMVNKNIIWNDDLFHIKVAEIGKDFVKYKIELTIISSSNKLHHQIQNEILNEILLFRSKES